In the Ricinus communis isolate WT05 ecotype wild-type chromosome 3, ASM1957865v1, whole genome shotgun sequence genome, CAGCCACTTTCAAATTCATAGTCTCTCTTTCTCGTTTATTGTACACCGcaatttctaaaagaaaaacaaaaatggaaGTTGAATAGGAAGGTCCACTAAAAAACTGCAGTAGACTAACCCTCTCTTCCCTCAAACATCTCTTCTTATTGTCTTCGTTATCCTCTTCCTCAATCCACTCACACTCATGgggtaataaaaaattttaattagtccTGATTGGActatgaatatatttataatgataattattaaactattatGGATtagagttatatttttttctaaattattttcaaattagaGTAAATTCATATacttacaaaaaaaatagttcGTTTTTTCTAACCAAACTATAGCCCACCCCTGCTCCAAGATAGTTCCCTGCTCGTCACACTCCTTTCTACCTTCACAATTCCCTCGTATGCCTTCTGTTCACAATTTCTTCTTTGCAATCTTCACTTCATAACGGCGGCATGCGATGCTATTGGTTTGTATTGATAATGGCAATTTAAAAAGTTGAACAGGGCGATGGCTACTGGTCATTGACATTATCATCAATACATTTCACTGTTGCCAAGCCGTACTTCACCATTGTTTTCCATTTACAGCGGAGAGAATTTGGGATTGGATTTAAGAGAATTTGTGATGGAGTCTAAGAAAATTGGGAACAGATTTAGTAAGAGAGAAaggattttattaaatattgtcATCTTTTGAaggattaatatatttatatttttccaaTCATTAATTTCCTTTCagaaaatccaaaaaataaaGCTAGGTGTGATTATGTGATTAGTCCATCATTGTATGTGGATCCTAATACTAACAGACTTATTAATAATGTTGTGATTGGGTTTAATTGGACTTTTCCTTAAGAGGTAAAAAGCCAATTTGTAACAAAAAGAAGCATATAGGGTTTAACTGTCTTTTCTTAAATTGTACAATGGCTTTTTTGTACCCATTGCCTTTTAAAATTGTAGCCCAGACCATTTGAACTATAGCCTTGAGCGGGTCGTCGTCCAGTCCCGAAAACTATTTCCATGATAATGTTacatattttagtttttttttttttttttacaaacttacatattttaattttataatattaataaatgacCAAATTTGCCTATTCATATTTACTATTTTGACTGAGTCTgtctatatttaaaaaattattcttctatttataactttttagCAGGCTGAATTTGTTGAGTTAAGCTTcagaataattatattttcaagttcgataaaaaaaataattagactATTTTGTATTAGGTTCAATCGATTATTTTCAGACGGACTTAATAAGCCGAGTGACtactcaaattcataaataaatataattttgattattgagttagatataaatttatgaggTAAATAATGAGTAATTCTACTATTAAATTCGATCATGATGACATGTGCcacattttaataataataatttcaactacttttaagtatgttaataaaaaaaatatttcaaatttttttaatataattatttgaaatatttttaaatttgaaaatataatataattagaaaattaattcattaattaatataataataaaaatatttttaatatactatattttaggattaaaattattatttaattaataaataatttattaattaatattttaattgtctgataaacatataaatttatacaaCATAATATTTTAGGTGTTAAAGATAAATTCACATGtcaaagaatttatattagaaatgagtatatgtatcaaaataatgaatatttaccttttaagattataaatcataatttattaattaatataatatttaaaatataataaacatactatttttaaaaattattattaatgttaaaatataattattatttaataaattagtatagaaaatacaaaattataaaattatatttgagtttagattttatgtgtcaaaaataaatgtgtaaattatttttttttaattttttaactcaaaactattaaataaatcaaacaactaaaaagttaattacttaaaaattataaatatagctTGCAATGGTCTAATCTAATACCgattaatacaagaaaattataattttatttaaatgaggTATATGTTTTCacatatatactaaattattagataataaatatatatttattagtttttgaGAAGACaaaacaatataatttatgaagAAAAGTTAAGTTTCTCAGGACCTTGTTATTTTGTTCTCTTGAATTTATCCACAATTACCCAAAACTATGTCAAATTAACTCTAtgacacaaaaagaaaaaaaaaaaaaagaattgtaaTATTAATGTGCTAATGAAATGCAGAAGCCAAGTCTTCATCAACGGTGGGACGGGTATTTGGGAGAGAGAAACGAAGCGAATCATCAAGACCCAATTTTTAGTGTATCTAAATCAACCATCATCGGACGGTCCAGCTTAGTGGTGGAAGTCTGTGGAGATCCAGGTGAGGAGTACCAGATAGAAGGCAATTACTCCAGGCGACGCTGTATGATCTATAATACGACGTCCTTGGAAGACCCTTCGTCAAAAGATCCTGTGGCTGAGATTAAAAGAAAGGTGGATCCCACAACTAAAGTGATGCTTGGCAAAGATGTCTTTTGGCTTCGTGTGAAGCCAGGGCTTGATGCTGCTTTTGCCATGGGATTAGTGCTTATTCTTGATCAGATGTACGGTGACAGTGATGATAGTAATGCGGATGATGTAGATCCGAATATAGAcgatatttctttttcttgactttttctttttgttctcttATGCAATTACACCCGACTTcatagtttcttttattttttgctgtTGGGTAATTCGTCATATCAATTTAtgaataagtatttttttttatttggccAATTTTGAATTCTATCGTAAATAATGCGTCATACAACTAAGggataaagaatatatatttacatcaaattaattttttttaatcttttaaaatgttCATAGCATATTTGATAATCCTTTTATATCTCACTCTGATGTGAAATTCTTTTACCAATATTTGATTGGTAATGAAGAAACTCAAATTACAAACTCAAAAGGCTAAATTGAtgtgttcttttcttatctaTAAGTATACATCTTTTTATAGACATATAAAGTTAGATTCATAAGTCATACgaacttaataaatattcattattccttaaataaattcaagataaacatttaaattcttaagaaACTTAATATAAGACAAATTAACTTTGaaacttttaaattctaagtattttataaaataacgTATGTAAGATTTCAACcattaatttgaataaatgagattttttcatcttatatataaatatctaatttttagATCAATCAAGACcattattttaaagtaaatgGTTAATATCAATTAAACACAGCTTAtcctatttaaaaaaatttagaaaattttattttagattttaaatgaCAAGATTCTAAtctagaaataataataaaatttgaaactcAAGGAATAACTAacttaattcttaaataatagaaaaaataaaatttaaaatcttaaaaattagaatgCCTAAGCAAATCTCACAATCTAAAATTtctaagaatttaaaatttcattgaaAAAATGAACCTTAAAAGTAATCAATGGGGTTTGCAGAAACTGAAATGAGcactaataaaaaaactatattatcTAACGTCAAATGCGACAAATAGTTATGAAATATCCAAATTAGaacttatatataatattttctaaaaaagaaaaaaaaaatatttatgtttattatgataatattgttttttaaaattcattgaTACTGATGTTAATATTTATGCCCAAAACCGGCACgcttctaatatatatatgtagatatttatatattatttttattattattttttaaaaacaggTGATATGAcatgttattttaaattaaatttttataatttaaaaaaataatttaaatgatatatacataaactcttaaattagtgaagaaattatataaataacaaataaataaacacgtaaaaaaatattattaaaaataaaataaatcatgcTCGTGTAAAATCtattaatctttattaatgtataatttaaatttaaataactatatattttatttttatatattgtcCCCTCttgtcattttcttaaattttttagaaagtaTCGTActagtattatatatatatatcatattatgTTGGTATTGGTATCCGAGTCGGAACTTTTTAACGAGCAAGGCATCTgacttttttcaatttaagtGCGCATTTTGTTTTGAACGTTATAGATTTCACACTTGTCAATTTTCGCAGTATAAAGCAAATGTTTGATCACCACCGGCACTGTCAATTGTCCTATTTAGAAATGTGATGAATTTACTCTTTGATTAGATTATGAGTGTTTTGGGTCATTTTTCCACTTTGCTTTGTGCTTGCCGCATCaactaatatgaaaaataccTTTTCAATAAACACTTGGATatcaaaatttcatttaagaaTTTCTATCAAAAGACTTTAAACTTACCACATGATCATGTTAAAGTGTCATTCTAATGATTAGCTTATGTTGTGGAAATCGGATTATATTTCCACTGCAATCGAATAAGTTatacaaaaaattacaattaagaaataaatttttaattaattttagatacaATATATCACCTATAATTATCCGACAAATAAgctattaaataaacaataagaaaagaaacactATAACTTTAACGAAGTTTGGTAAAAATTATGCTTACTTCATTGggtaaataccaaaataatatttttttaattcaatagaattacaaagaaatattactaaaaagagaaagaagagaaatacATTTAGTCCATAGAAATATAAGGCCCATTATTTTGTTTGACACTTTGAAAAGGAGAGAATGCCCACTATTTATAGATTTGGGAccactttttccttttcttagcTTTCAATGTGGGATGAAGGAgacaaaaataacaaatctACACCTTGACGACTTCCTAAGCCCAATCAAAcattctttgttttttctcaTTACAAATTTAGCAATACCTCCAAATACGCTTGAAGCGCCCATCttcaaatttctaaaatatttatcaagtCCAGACAATGTTGGAATTTGACTCCAGTTAGTACTTTCGTAGTCATATCTGCAGGATTTTTAGCAGTTGGGATCTTCTGAAAAAATATCTCACATTCTTCAAGAATTTCTCTTACAAAGTGATAACGAACATCGATATGCTTTGTCTTAGAATGATAGACTAGGTTTTTAGCTAAACAGATATCATTTTGACTATCACAATGCACTTTGACGTGCTTCTGATCAATTCCCAAGTCTTTCACCAACCCCTGAAACTAAATTGTCTCCTTTACAGCTTCTGTAATTGCCATATACTCTGCCTCTGTTGTAGACAAAGCAAACGTTAACTGCAAAGTAGACTTTCAACTAACTGGTGCTTTTGCTAGTGTAAACACATAACTAGTAGTTGACCGACCTTTATCCAAATTACCTGCGTAGTCAGAATCATAGTATCCAACCACACTTAGACCAAACTTCTTATCCTGCTCAAACATTAACCCAACATCCATAGTATTCTGAATATATCTTAGGATCCATTTCACAGCTTGCCACCTACTCACAACTCCGACTGCTTGTGAAATGTCAGGCCTTGTGCACACTATAGCATACATCAAACTACTAATTGCATTTGCATATGGAACCTTCAACATATATTCTTGGTCTTCATCATTCTTTGGAGATTGAGAAACACCGAGTTTAAAATGAGGAGTAAGTGGTGTACTGACAGGCTTTGTCGTTTCATTAATTCCAAACCGCTTCAGTACCTTTCTCAGATATTCTTTCTGAGTTAAATAAAGTCTCCCCAATTTTCTGTCTCCGCTTATCTCCATACCAAGAATCTTTCTAGTTCACCTAAATCCTTCATTTAAAACTTTTGATTTAGTTGAGCCTTTAACTATTCAATTTCTCCTCTATTTTTCGATGCAATCAGTATATCATTAATATAAAGGAGAAGATAGATAAAGGATCCATCCTGTAGCCTTTTCAAGAATACACAATGATCATATTTACTTCTTGTGCACCTTTGCCTCATCATAAACTTATCAAATCGTTTGTACCACTGCCTTGGTGATTGTTTCAAACCATACAAGGATCTGTTCAATTTGCACACCAAATTTTCTATTCTGGCAACCCTAAATCCTTCAGGCTGATCCATGTAGATTTCCACTTCCAAATCACCATGCAAGAATGCAGTTTTTACATCCATTTGAACTAGTTCCAAATTCAATTGTGCTACCAAGGCCAATAATATTCTAATAGAGGAATGCTTCaccattaaagaaaaaactacATTATAATCATTTCCTTCCTTCTGAGCATAGCCCTTAGCTACCAATCTTGCCTTGTAGCGAACATCATTCTTATTAGGAAATTCATCCTTCTTTGCAAATACTTATTTGCAACCAATTGCCTTCTTTCCCTTAGATATACTAGGTAGCTTCCACGTCTAGTTTTTTTCAAGGGATTGTATTTCTTCCTCCATAGCCATTTTCCACTTATTTGCCTCAAAGCTTTGTACAGCTTCAATATAAGTGGTCGGAACATCATTTAAAGATACAAAGGTTACAAAATCTTCAAAATAAGCAGGTTTTCTAGTGTTCCTCTTTGGCTTACTCAATGCAATTGACTCATGTTGCCGCTGAGGTTCTTGTGCTGGAACCTCTACTTCATCACCTGATTCATCTTCTAACTTCCCTTCTTCTATAGGAGTAGATTTATCAGACTGATTTACTGTTGGTTCAGTCCTTTTAttatcatcaaactgcacttGTTTGGGAGATTGCTCCACCTGCTGTGAAGCTCCATTTGTCTCCTGCTTTTCTACGTTTTTCACCATAGTAGATTCTTCAAAGGTAACATCTCTACTGAAGATTATCTTCTTTGAATATGGGCACCATAGGCGATATGCAGTGGAACAAAAAACATGTAAGGAATTATAATCTGTAGCAGGTTTTCCATACCATACCTCTAAAGGTGTTTTATCGTTGATAGCAGTTGATGGCAAACGATTAATGAGATGACACGCGTATGTTATAGCCTCAGCCCAAAACTGTCTGCCCAACCGAGCATTACACAACATACACTGAACTTTCTCCAGTAGAGTGGGTTCATCCTTTCTGCTAGTGAAATGTCTCACAATACCTTCATCTCAGCAGACTATCATAAAAGGATCACTTGTATACTCTCCTCCATTATCTGTTCGGAGACATTTGATTTTTCTGCCCGTCTGAGTTTCTACCATCTTTTTCCAGGTGAGAAAAACTCCTAACACTTCATCCTTTATCTTCATAGTGTACACCTATAATTTCTGAAAAAATCATCAATGAAAGAAACATAATAATGTTTGCCTCCTATTGAAGTTGTCTTAGAGGGTCCCCCATACATATGAATGAATATAAGAATACCCTTTGTATAATGGATTGTAGTACCAAACTTCACTTTTGTTTGTTTCCCCTTGACACAATGTTCATAGAAATTCAATTTGCAGACTTTCACTCCCTGCAATAATCCTTGATTTGCCAGAATTTTTAAGGATTTTTCGCCTACATATCCTAAGTGCATATACCACAAACTGGTTGCTTCTAGTTCCTGATTATAACTAGAAACTGTTGTTGTTGTACTAATAACTGGATTACCAAGATAGTAATACAAGTTATTACTTTACTGAACACCTTCATCACAACAAGTACCCCAGAGATAACCTCTaaagtttcatttttaatgaCAATAGTGAAGCCCTTTCTTGGCAGAACTCCCAAAGAAATAATGTTTCTTGTTAAACTCGGCGTATATCTGATATCAATCAGAATTCTAATTGATCCATCATGATTCTTCAACCGAACTGAACCAATTCCAACAGTTTTGCAAGTGTTGTCATTTGTTGTGTAGACAACTCCACCCTCTGTTTCTTTGAAATCAGAAAACTACTCCCGGTTGGACACATATGGTGGCTACAGCCTGAATCAAGAATCCAAGCTCCCAAATTGTTGTTTAATGGCATCATTACTAATAAaagatcaaaatcaaattcagCTACATTTGTATATGCAACAGTTTTCCctttggcttttttttttttcagtttcgGACAGTCTTTCTTCTAGTGCCCCTTTTTCCGGCAAAAGGCACATTGGTCTTTGGCAACTCTAGACTTCGATCTTCCCTTCTTCCCTTTACTTCTTTTCTCCGAATGGCCTCTCACTACCAAAGTTTCTGCTGCACTACTGGAGCTaccctttttatcttttcttcgTAATTCATAACTATATAAAGCAGCACAAACCTCATTGAGAGACACCTCAAGGAATTCAAATTCACGCTGGAAGAGATCCCAACAACATCAAGGCCAAATCTTCATCCTCAAATGTCACGTCTAAATTCATCAAGTCAGCAACAAGCTGATTGAAGTTTGTTATATGATCATTCATTGTGGTACCAGGAATATATGTGAATCTGAACAATCTTTTCTTCGTATGGAGTTTATTTGACTGCTCTTTTTCAGAAATTTTTCCTCTAGTGCTTTCCATAATTTACTAGCAGAAATTTCTTTACAGAATGCATATTTCTGCTCTCTCGACAAGCATGATCAAATTGTACCACATGCCAAtcgattaattattttccacTCCTTCTTCTCCATACAGTCtggtttctcatcttcaatgGTAACATGTAGACCTTGTTGGAATAAGGCATCTAGAACTTCACCTTGCCACATACCGAAATGACCGGTACCATCAAATATCTCCACCATAATTCTGGAACTCGCCACTGCATTTCTCActgaaattaatgaatttggtGCTACTGTTGTGGTTGGTGTAGAGGTACTTTCACTGTCAGTCATTTCTGCTTCGATCTATATTTAATAGCTTTCAAATATAATGCGAAAGGAACCAGATTCTTTTCTGATATGTAAGATCAATTTAAACTGCAACCACTCAGTAACCTGGCACTGATACCAATTGTTGTGGAAATCGGGTTAGTTTCTACTACAATCGAATAAATTATACGAAAAGTTACAACtaagaaataaattcttaagtAATTTTAGGTTTAATATATCACCTATAATATCCGATAAATAAgctattaaataaacaataagaaaagaaacaccATAACTTTAATGAGGTTGGACAAAAATTATACTTACTTCTTCTGGCACTacctaaataatatttttttaattcaatagaattacaagaaatattactaaaaagaaaaagaagagaaatacAATTTAgcacataaaaatataagctcattatttttttgacaCTTTAAAAATGAGAGAAGATCCACTATTTATAGACTTGTAACCACTTATTCCTTTTCTTAACTTTCAACGTGGGATAAAAGAGCCAAAAATAACAGCCTAAACATTCATCTCAAGCTgcttatgattttataatcattcTGCAGTGAAAAAAATTCTATGTGATCACTTCCTGCGAGagtcactttttttttttttctatttttattgattaagaaaaataatatcatcaataaattgattttaagatTTTCCAGCCCACCGTAAtagttttgaaatattttatcttttaccACTTGTTGCCGAAGCCTATGCCTTAAAAGGGACACATTCAGGTTCACAATCTCCAATGTTGGCAATGGTGAATTCGATTCCTCTATTGTTGATTTTTTACAACAAACACAACGAGGCAGCTCTTAGAAAATCAAAGTGCTCACCGATGAGATTAATGAGAGTTGAAAGTTAATTGATGATTACAATTTTTTGTTGTCAAGCTGGACCAGAATAGAATAGCAAACAAAGCTACTATAATTGctaatttgttttataatagAGATCTGTATTTGAATCCTCCTCCAATTCGCAATAGCTTCTTGACAAATGATGTATCTCCTTATAATTTTCAATGCATAGAGACTCTATTGATCAAAAAACCATCCAGAGTTACAGTAatctggaaagaaaaagagtctatataaaattaaaaaaaaaagtatatttttatctgtttgatatttaatttaaataaaaaaaatttatttaaatttgatgtaAACGTTacaactaatataaaaatgacacgtatgtaaatatattttttattttaggattGAATAAATATGTGGAAATATACATCAAATTTGGAccataaatttttctattatttaaaaggAAAGCTTATATCATTAGTTTGCtattagaattttcaaattgaaattcttaaatattaaaaatctcacatcattaaaaaaaaataatataaaagaattaaagtcCAATGCTaccaaaaaaattagtatcttttttatattaattaaattcaaacataaatatattaaccAACTCTACATTTTGCTCATTTACTTAATTCCCAccttaaatcaataaattctaCCGTGCGCCAACTGAATCTCGTTTCTTGTGGGCCATAATTAATATCTATGTATCAACTAAAGTTTTGTTGATTGCAATTCTCAGATTAACCATGGAAAATCTTCatatttctcttattttgtaaaattgtttatctcaaaaattaaattaaccctttttgaatttttgaaataattaattcaaaactttatctttttaactcaacttaatctatttttaaagagtgatataataaaaatgagaaaatatcatttttatattaattaaattattataaactgaatataattaaatttattttagattataaaatagtttttaaaaaaagagcAGACACTCGCTCTTTTAATCAAGGAAAGTTTGGGGTAAAAAAGTAAGAATTTAGATTGAtttgaataagaaaaagtcaaaagaaatggattaattttattttttattttttggactGTGTCAATAAAGTGAAGCAAGAAAAAGCCCATGGAGATATGGGTCATGGGGCGGAGTGGTTCCTTTAAACAGCCGATTTGAGTTAGTGGGGGAGAGAAACCCGTGCTTTGTCATTGTGTCAATGGCCACTCTCAACTCATAAATGGGAATTTTACAAAGCCTGCTCCTTCTTCTACGCCTTCTTGCTTTCCAGAAAATTGCACATAATAGCAACCCGGCGGTGGACAAGGGATGGTTAGGATTGAGCATTTGGTCTTTTGGGTTCAAACACCCAACCGAATGAActgaattgaattaaatatcaaatcgAAAATCAACTACTACAACTGTATCGAATAAatcaaactaaatttaaaattattttaaattcaaattttagaataaaaatcagaatgtgttttgatttttagttcattttgttaaatcaaacttttttcatataaaaattgataattttgatttttattaaatttaaaccaataaactaaattcacataaaataaaacaaactgAACCAAACCAAACCAAAAAAATACTCTACTTCGGTTTTCTCAGGTTCTTGGGAGCCCCTAAGAGAGGTGGGTCGAGGGTGGCATAAATCATGGCCCACCTTCCATAATTCAACATTGAATGTGAAAGTGAAATTTGTACTTTAATCCCTCTCCACAAGAtgctttattgatttttttttctttttatttttaaaaataaaaatcatttatatcTATGGAGTTAGTTACATCGTAAGAAGCTTTGGAATTTAGGCAGTTGAGTTTTTggaagtttattttttaaaagat is a window encoding:
- the LOC8270210 gene encoding protein LURP-one-related 5, whose product is MTGGAVVDEKFCFKVEIDLTVRKTSVFYPGDAFLVYDPQGEIIFRFDSYGPESQPKDELVLMDASGKCLLSLLRKKPSLHQRWDGYLGERNEANHQDPIFSVSKSTIIGRSSLVVEVCGDPGEEYQIEGNYSRRRCMIYNTTSLEDPSSKDPVAEIKRKVDPTTKVMLGKDVFWLRVKPGLDAAFAMGLVLILDQMYGDSDDSNADDVDPNIDDISFS